The following proteins come from a genomic window of Nothobranchius furzeri strain GRZ-AD chromosome 1, NfurGRZ-RIMD1, whole genome shotgun sequence:
- the LOC107374563 gene encoding fish-egg lectin: MNAVATFLLLLSYLSNCHGWTCTAPPQQPSAAQIDAGQGQVVMTDSSSNAYFLSGSGWSKLGTVPLSHVTVGPAGIWGVDSFDKIYKFVRGDFVSVDGLLQQVDAGGNEQIVGVNSADNIFCLKSSITLAYPQPGPVAWTPFDGLLTYFSCGPNGCWGVNSADNIYVTNVNPSTCSKTSWTQVPGAAKMAEVGTDGSVFVVNSNGDVFQRTGITSSLPQGRDWVQIPFCLPVKHVSYDLGHLWVVMEIGLILDCQQ; encoded by the exons ATGAATGCTGTTGCAACCTTCTTGCTCCTGCTGAGCTACTTGTCTAACTGTCATG GATGGACCTGCACAGCCCCCCCACAGCAGCCTTCTGCTGCACAGATTGATGCTGGACAAGGACAAGTGGTGATGACAGACAGCTCATCAAACGCGTATTTCTTGAGTGGATCAGGTTGGTCCAAACTGGGCACTGTTCCTCTCAGTCATGTCACAGTGGGACCTGCAGGAATCTGGGGAGTCGACTCGTTTGACAAGATCTACAAGTTTGTAAGAGGAGACTTCGTTTCTGTTGATG GTTTATTACAGCAGGTGGATGCTGGAGGTAATGAACAGATAGTGGGAGTGAACAGTGCAGACAACATCTTCTGCCTGAAAAGTAGCATCACCTTGGCCTATCCACAACCTGGTCCAGTGGCCTGGACACCGTTTGACGGGTTGCTGACGTATTTCAGCTGTGGACCAAATGGATGCTGGGGAGTGAACTCCGCTGATAACATCTATGTCACT AACGTGAATCCATCTACCTGTAGTAAGACTAGCTGGACACAGGTGCCAGGAGCTGCAAAAATGGCTGAAGTTGGAACGGATGGGAGTGTCTTTGTGGTCAATTCAAATGGTGACGTCTTCCAAAG AACTGGCATCACCAGCAGTCTTCCACAAGGAAGAGACTGGGTTCAGATCCCTTTTTGTCTGCCCGTCAAACACGTCAGCTATGACCTGGGACACCTGTGGGTTGTCATGGAGATTGGTTTGATCCTGGATTGTCAGCAGTAA
- the LOC107388082 gene encoding fish-egg lectin: MKAVAALLLLLSCLSNCHGWTCTAPPQQPSAAQIDAGQGQVVMTDSSSNAYFLSGSGWSKLGTVPLIHVTAGPAGIWGVDSSNNIYKFVGGDFVSVDGLLQQVDAGGNEQVVGVNSADNIFCLKSSITLAYPQPGPVAWTPFDGSLTYFSCGPNGCWGVNSADNIYVSNVNPSTCSKTRWTQVPGSATLAEVGTDGSVFVVNSNGDVFQRTGITSSLPQGRDWVQIPFCLPVKHVSYDLGHLWVVFEIGLILDCQQ; this comes from the exons ATGAAAGCTGTTGCAGCCTTGTTGCTCCTGCTGAGTTGCTTATCTAACTGTCATG GGTGGACCTGCACAGCCCCCCCACAGCAGCCTTCTGCTGCACAGATTGATGCTGGACAAGGACAAGTGGTGATGACAGACAGCTCATCAAACGCGTATTTCTTGAGTGGATCAGGTTGGTCCAAACTGGGCACTGTTCCTCTCATTCATGTCACAGCCGGACCTGCAGGAATCTGGGGAGTCGACTCGTCAAATAACATCTACAAGTTTGTAGGAGGAGACTTTGTTTCTGTTGATG GTTTATTACAGCAGGTGGATGCTGGAGGTAATGAACAGGTAGTGGGAGTGAACAGTGCAGACAACATCTTTTGCCTTAAAAGTAGCATCACCTTGGCCTATCCACAACCTGGTCCAGTGGCCTGGACACCGTTTGACGGGTCGTTGACGTATTTCAGCTGTGGACCAAATGGATGCTGGGGAGTGAACTCCGCTGATAACATCTATGTCTCT AACGTGAATCCATCTACCTGTAGTAAGACTAGATGGACACAGGTGCCAGGATCAGCAACACTGGCTGAAGTTGGAACTGATGGGAGTGTCTTTGTGGTCAATTCAAATGGTGACGTCTTCCAAAG AACTGGCATCACCAGCAGTCTTCCACAAGGAAGAGATTGGGTTCAGATACCGTTTTGTCTGCCCGTCAAACACGTCAGCTATGACCTGGGACACCTGTGGGTTGTGTTTGAGATTGGTTTGATCCTGGATTGTCAGCAGTAA